The following proteins come from a genomic window of Chaetodon auriga isolate fChaAug3 chromosome 16, fChaAug3.hap1, whole genome shotgun sequence:
- the stat3 gene encoding signal transducer and activator of transcription 3 isoform X2, producing MAQWNQLQQLETRYLEQLYHLYSDSFPMELRQFLASWIESQDWAYAANKESHATLVFHNLLGEIDQQYSRFLQENNVLYQHNLRRIKQHLQSKYLEKPMDIARIVARCLWEEQRLLQTATSAAQDGQAAHPTGTVVTEKQQILEHNLQDIRKRVQDMEQKMKMLENLQDDFDFNYKTLKSQGELSQDLNGNSQAAATRQKMAQLEQMLSALDQLRRQIVTEMGGLLTAMDYVQKNLTDEELADWKRRQQIACIGGPPNICLDRLETWITSLAESQLQIRQQIKKLEELQQKVSYKGDPIIQHRPALEEKIVDLFRNLMKSAFVVERQPCMPMHPDRPLVIKTGVQFTNKVRLLVKFPELNYQLKIKVCIDKESGDVAAIRGSRKFNILGTNTKVMNMEESNNGSLSAEFKHLTLREQRCGNGGRTNSDASLIVTEELHLITFETEVYHQGLKIDLETHSLPVVVISNICQMPNAWASILWYNMLTNHPKNVNFFTKPPVGTWDQVAEVLSWQFSSTTKRGLTIEQLTTLAEKLLGPCVNYSGCQITWAKFCKENMAGKGFSFWVWLDNIIDLVKKYILALWNEGYIMGFISKERERALLSPKPPGTFLLRFSESSKEGGITFTWVEKDISGKTQIQSVEPYTKQQLNSMSFADIIMGYKIMDATNILVSPLVYLYPEIPKEEAFGKYCRPEAAPEPEMGGDPTGTIQPYLKTKFICVTPTNSGNTSDLFPMSPRTLDSLMHNEPEANPGHLDSLTLDMDVASPM from the exons ATGGCTCAGTGGAACCAGTTGCAGCAGCTGGAGACCAGGTACCTGGAGCAGCTGTACCACTTGTACAGCGACAGCTTCCCCATGGAGCTGCGGCAGTTCCTTGCCTCCTGGATTGAGAGTCAGGACTG GGCTTATGCTGCCAATAAAGAGTCGCACGCCACCCTGGTGTTCCACAACCTCTTAGGGGAAATAGACCAGCAGTATAGCCGTTTCCTGCAGGAGAACAATGTCCTCTACCAGCATAACCTGCGTAGGATCAAACAGCATCTGCAGAGCAAGTACTTGGAGAAGCCGATGGACATCGCACGCATTGTCGCCCGCTGTCTGTGGGAGGAGCAAAGACTGCTGCAGACTGCCACCTCTGCTGCGCAG GATGGCCAGGCCGCCCATCCCACCGGCACAGTAgtgacagagaagcagcagatcCTGGAGCACAACCTTCAAGACATCAGGAAGCGCGTGCAG gatatggaacagaagatgaaaaTGCTTGAGAACTTGCAGGATGACTTTGACTTCAATTACAAGACTTTGAAAAGCCAAGGAG AGTTGTCCCAGGACCTAAACGGGAATAGCCAAGCAGCTGCTACCAGACAGAAGATGGCTCAGCTCGAGCAGATGCTGAGCGCCCTGGACCAGCTCAGAAGG CAAATTGTGACAGAGATGGGAGGCTTGCTGACCGCCATGGATTATGTCCAGAAGAACCTGACAGATGAGGAGCTGGCAGACTGGAAGAGAAGACAGCAAATTGCCTGTATTGGAGGTCCACCGAACATCTGCTTGGACCGCCTCGAAACATG GATCACATCTTTGGCTGAGTCGCAGCTCCAGATTCGACAGCAGATCAAGAAACTGGAGGAGCTTCAGCAGAAGGTGTCCTACAAAGGAGACCCCATCATCCAGCACCGGCCCGCCCTGGAGGAGAAGATCGTGGACTTGTTCAGAAACCTGATGAAGAG TGCTTTTGTGGTGGAGAGACAGCCGTGCATGCCCATGCATCCAGACAGACCTCTGGTCATAAAGACAGGAGTGCAGTTCACAAATAAAGTCAG GTTACTGGTAAAGTTTCCTGAACTCAATTACCAGCTGAAAATTAAAGTTTGCATTGACAA gGAATCTGGAGATGTGGCCGCAATTCGAGG GTCACGAAAGTTTAACATCCTCGGCACCAACACAAAAGTTATGAACATGGAGGAATCCAACAATGGCAGCCTGTCAGCAGAGTTTAAACACTTG ACCCTGAGAGAACAGAGGTGTGGTAATGGTGGCCGGACCAACAGTGAC GCCTCTCTGATCGTCACAGAGGAGCTCCATCTTATCACTTTTGAGACAGAAGTCTATCACCAAGGCCTGAAGATAGATCTGGAG ACTCATTCCCTGCCTGTGGTGGTCATTTCAAACATCTGCCAGATGCCCAACGCCTGGGCCTCCATCCTGTGGTACAACATGCTGACCAACCACCCGAAG AATGTGAACTTCTTCACCAAACCTCCAGTGGGGACGTGGGATCAGGTCGCTGAGGTGCTAAGCTGGCAGTTTTCCTCCACCACCAAGAGAGGCCTGACCATTGAACAGCTCACCACACTGGCTGAGAAATTACTAG GGCCTTGTGTCAACTACTCTGGCTGCCAGATCACTTGGGCCAAGTTCTGTAAG GAAAACATGGCTGGCAAAGGCTTTTCCTTCTGGGTGTGGCTGGACAACATCATTGACCTGGTGAAGAAGTATATCCTGGCCCTGTGGAATGAAGG GTATATCATGGGCTTTATCAgtaaggagagggagagggctCTTCTCAGTCCAAAGCCGCCTGGCACTTTCCTGCTGCGcttcagtgagagcagcaaGGAGGGCGGCATTACATTTACATGGGTGGAAAAAGACATCAGCG GAAAGACGCAGATCCAGTCAGTGGAGCCGTACACCAAGCAGCAGCTCAACAGCATGTCTTTCGCCGACATCATCATGGGCTACAAGATTATGGATGCCACCAACATCCTGGTTTCACCTCTCGTGTACCTCTACCCTGAAATCCCCAAAGAGGAAGCTTTTGGGAAATACTGCAGACCAGAAGCAGCTCCCGAACCTGAGATGGGAGGAGACCCTACGGGCA CTATTCAGCCATACTTGAAGACAAAGTTCATCTGCGTTACCCC taCAAACTCTGGAAACACCAGCGACCTGTTCCCCATGTCACCTCGCACCCTCGACTCCCTGATGCACAATGAACCTGAAGCGAATCCGGGACATTTGG ATTCGCTCACTCTGGACATGGATGTAGCCTCACCCATGTGA
- the stat3 gene encoding signal transducer and activator of transcription 3 isoform X1, which produces MAQWNQLQQLETRYLEQLYHLYSDSFPMELRQFLASWIESQDWAYAANKESHATLVFHNLLGEIDQQYSRFLQENNVLYQHNLRRIKQHLQSKYLEKPMDIARIVARCLWEEQRLLQTATSAAQDGQAAHPTGTVVTEKQQILEHNLQDIRKRVQDMEQKMKMLENLQDDFDFNYKTLKSQGELSQDLNGNSQAAATRQKMAQLEQMLSALDQLRRQIVTEMGGLLTAMDYVQKNLTDEELADWKRRQQIACIGGPPNICLDRLETWITSLAESQLQIRQQIKKLEELQQKVSYKGDPIIQHRPALEEKIVDLFRNLMKSAFVVERQPCMPMHPDRPLVIKTGVQFTNKVRLLVKFPELNYQLKIKVCIDKESGDVAAIRGSRKFNILGTNTKVMNMEESNNGSLSAEFKHLTLREQRCGNGGRTNSDASLIVTEELHLITFETEVYHQGLKIDLETHSLPVVVISNICQMPNAWASILWYNMLTNHPKNVNFFTKPPVGTWDQVAEVLSWQFSSTTKRGLTIEQLTTLAEKLLGPCVNYSGCQITWAKFCKENMAGKGFSFWVWLDNIIDLVKKYILALWNEGYIMGFISKERERALLSPKPPGTFLLRFSESSKEGGITFTWVEKDISGKTQIQSVEPYTKQQLNSMSFADIIMGYKIMDATNILVSPLVYLYPEIPKEEAFGKYCRPEAAPEPEMGGDPTGTIQPYLKTKFICVTPCPSVFMDLPDSELLGNGFPGTNSGNTSDLFPMSPRTLDSLMHNEPEANPGHLDSLTLDMDVASPM; this is translated from the exons ATGGCTCAGTGGAACCAGTTGCAGCAGCTGGAGACCAGGTACCTGGAGCAGCTGTACCACTTGTACAGCGACAGCTTCCCCATGGAGCTGCGGCAGTTCCTTGCCTCCTGGATTGAGAGTCAGGACTG GGCTTATGCTGCCAATAAAGAGTCGCACGCCACCCTGGTGTTCCACAACCTCTTAGGGGAAATAGACCAGCAGTATAGCCGTTTCCTGCAGGAGAACAATGTCCTCTACCAGCATAACCTGCGTAGGATCAAACAGCATCTGCAGAGCAAGTACTTGGAGAAGCCGATGGACATCGCACGCATTGTCGCCCGCTGTCTGTGGGAGGAGCAAAGACTGCTGCAGACTGCCACCTCTGCTGCGCAG GATGGCCAGGCCGCCCATCCCACCGGCACAGTAgtgacagagaagcagcagatcCTGGAGCACAACCTTCAAGACATCAGGAAGCGCGTGCAG gatatggaacagaagatgaaaaTGCTTGAGAACTTGCAGGATGACTTTGACTTCAATTACAAGACTTTGAAAAGCCAAGGAG AGTTGTCCCAGGACCTAAACGGGAATAGCCAAGCAGCTGCTACCAGACAGAAGATGGCTCAGCTCGAGCAGATGCTGAGCGCCCTGGACCAGCTCAGAAGG CAAATTGTGACAGAGATGGGAGGCTTGCTGACCGCCATGGATTATGTCCAGAAGAACCTGACAGATGAGGAGCTGGCAGACTGGAAGAGAAGACAGCAAATTGCCTGTATTGGAGGTCCACCGAACATCTGCTTGGACCGCCTCGAAACATG GATCACATCTTTGGCTGAGTCGCAGCTCCAGATTCGACAGCAGATCAAGAAACTGGAGGAGCTTCAGCAGAAGGTGTCCTACAAAGGAGACCCCATCATCCAGCACCGGCCCGCCCTGGAGGAGAAGATCGTGGACTTGTTCAGAAACCTGATGAAGAG TGCTTTTGTGGTGGAGAGACAGCCGTGCATGCCCATGCATCCAGACAGACCTCTGGTCATAAAGACAGGAGTGCAGTTCACAAATAAAGTCAG GTTACTGGTAAAGTTTCCTGAACTCAATTACCAGCTGAAAATTAAAGTTTGCATTGACAA gGAATCTGGAGATGTGGCCGCAATTCGAGG GTCACGAAAGTTTAACATCCTCGGCACCAACACAAAAGTTATGAACATGGAGGAATCCAACAATGGCAGCCTGTCAGCAGAGTTTAAACACTTG ACCCTGAGAGAACAGAGGTGTGGTAATGGTGGCCGGACCAACAGTGAC GCCTCTCTGATCGTCACAGAGGAGCTCCATCTTATCACTTTTGAGACAGAAGTCTATCACCAAGGCCTGAAGATAGATCTGGAG ACTCATTCCCTGCCTGTGGTGGTCATTTCAAACATCTGCCAGATGCCCAACGCCTGGGCCTCCATCCTGTGGTACAACATGCTGACCAACCACCCGAAG AATGTGAACTTCTTCACCAAACCTCCAGTGGGGACGTGGGATCAGGTCGCTGAGGTGCTAAGCTGGCAGTTTTCCTCCACCACCAAGAGAGGCCTGACCATTGAACAGCTCACCACACTGGCTGAGAAATTACTAG GGCCTTGTGTCAACTACTCTGGCTGCCAGATCACTTGGGCCAAGTTCTGTAAG GAAAACATGGCTGGCAAAGGCTTTTCCTTCTGGGTGTGGCTGGACAACATCATTGACCTGGTGAAGAAGTATATCCTGGCCCTGTGGAATGAAGG GTATATCATGGGCTTTATCAgtaaggagagggagagggctCTTCTCAGTCCAAAGCCGCCTGGCACTTTCCTGCTGCGcttcagtgagagcagcaaGGAGGGCGGCATTACATTTACATGGGTGGAAAAAGACATCAGCG GAAAGACGCAGATCCAGTCAGTGGAGCCGTACACCAAGCAGCAGCTCAACAGCATGTCTTTCGCCGACATCATCATGGGCTACAAGATTATGGATGCCACCAACATCCTGGTTTCACCTCTCGTGTACCTCTACCCTGAAATCCCCAAAGAGGAAGCTTTTGGGAAATACTGCAGACCAGAAGCAGCTCCCGAACCTGAGATGGGAGGAGACCCTACGGGCA CTATTCAGCCATACTTGAAGACAAAGTTCATCTGCGTTACCCC GTGTCCCTCCGTGTTCATGGACTTGCCGGACAGTGAGCTGCTTGGGAACGGATTCCCAGG taCAAACTCTGGAAACACCAGCGACCTGTTCCCCATGTCACCTCGCACCCTCGACTCCCTGATGCACAATGAACCTGAAGCGAATCCGGGACATTTGG ATTCGCTCACTCTGGACATGGATGTAGCCTCACCCATGTGA